From one Planktothrix agardhii NIES-204 genomic stretch:
- a CDS encoding diheme cytochrome c, whose product MGFLSQNRIQKQKGRSPSWVLIVIVGLWSIGIALGITQTPPLVSPVVLAENAPSPNQIGSVDGIQPGSELGHELYLNTCSSCHIAIPPQVFPTQTWQQVIQDPEHYGATLQPLEGPSLLLMWKYLQTYSRPIALKDETIPYRFNRSRYFKALHPRVDLSQPLTVNSCISCHPGASQFDFRSLTPELQNSP is encoded by the coding sequence CAAAAGCAAAAGGGACGTTCTCCTTCCTGGGTATTAATTGTAATAGTCGGGCTGTGGAGTATCGGTATTGCCTTGGGGATAACACAAACACCCCCTTTAGTCTCCCCAGTAGTCCTGGCTGAAAACGCGCCTAGCCCCAATCAGATCGGCAGTGTGGACGGTATTCAACCCGGATCTGAACTAGGACATGAACTTTATCTCAACACCTGTTCAAGCTGTCATATTGCTATCCCACCCCAGGTATTTCCCACCCAAACTTGGCAGCAAGTGATTCAAGATCCAGAACATTATGGTGCAACGCTGCAACCCTTAGAAGGGCCATCATTATTGTTAATGTGGAAATATCTCCAGACCTATTCCCGTCCCATTGCTCTCAAGGACGAGACCATCCCCTATCGTTTTAATCGTTCCCGTTATTTTAAAGCCCTCCATCCCCGGGTTGATCTTTCCCAACCTTTGACGGTGAATAGTTGCATCAGTTGTCATCCGGGTGCATCGCAATTTGACTTTCGCAGCTTAACACCAGAGTTGCAAAATTCTCCTTAA
- a CDS encoding cache sensor hybrid histidine kinase: MILSFFPIFRRSHKSQGIPLSLALVVPFLLEISIAVGLTGWLAFNHGEKAINKLAQEIENEVSSRIKQHLNNYLSTPHKINKINADAVELGLLYLTNYSEVGHYFWRQLQAFDVGYVYYVLPTGEYAGAGYFLDLNKATIDELSPKTEWNSNIYATDPQGNRTKLMGSFDNYNPRSEAAYTDAVRAKKPIWSKIYQWDNFPDIISISASYPLYNDSNNLIAVLISNLRLSQISEFLKNLKTSNSGQIFILERNGLLVASSLSKPPYQMVNGVAKRLNAADSQDPLIRETFNTITQKFGQTYSITTSQSLHIKINNQRQFINISPWKDQWGLDWLIVVVIPESDFMGQINANTQKTIILCLIAVGIAMIFGLLTSRWITQKIMDLSIASREIASGNLRQKIRIKGIKEIMLLGDSFNQMAQQLQQSFTILATSNESLEQRVEERTAQLQNAKEDAESANQSKSEFLANMSHELRTPLNGILGYAQILQREPTLAPKHRQGLHIIYECGSHLLTLINDILDFSKIEARKLELYPVDFNLEHCLWGIIEVCRLKAEQKELQFTYQSLTPLPEGIYADEKRLRQVLLNLLGNAIKFTDTGSVCFEVKVLSESIESDSIKMYMIRFKIEDTGIGMTSEQIQKIFLPFEQVGEHARKSEGTGLGLAISNQIVEMMAGKINVESIPGIGSKFWFDVNLPAAKDQPIKKTETSQKIVGYQGEKQTILIVDDRWENRSVMVNLLEPLGFELIEATQGQEGLEKVKQLYPNVVITDLMMPILGGLEMTRQLRTDPEFYDLIIIASSASVFSADQEECLKAGCNGFLSKPIQEEVLLNQLQEMLKLTWIYESSEPVVYKSRSPVSVSSLIIPPSQELINLYNFAKGGYILDIQNEADRIKQLDAEYTAFADYMIQLAETFEDEQIIHFIQPYINN; the protein is encoded by the coding sequence ATGATATTATCATTCTTTCCCATCTTTCGTCGATCGCATAAATCCCAAGGAATTCCCCTAAGTTTGGCACTTGTAGTTCCTTTTTTATTAGAAATTTCTATTGCTGTTGGTTTGACAGGTTGGTTAGCTTTCAATCATGGAGAAAAAGCTATTAATAAACTCGCACAAGAAATTGAAAATGAAGTTAGTTCTCGGATCAAACAACACTTAAATAATTATCTTTCTACACCCCATAAAATTAATAAAATTAATGCCGATGCTGTTGAATTAGGGTTATTATATCTGACCAATTATTCTGAAGTTGGGCATTATTTTTGGAGACAACTTCAAGCCTTTGATGTGGGTTACGTTTATTATGTATTACCTACGGGAGAATATGCCGGAGCCGGATATTTTTTAGATTTGAATAAAGCTACTATTGATGAACTTTCTCCTAAAACCGAATGGAATTCTAATATTTATGCAACAGATCCCCAGGGGAATAGAACTAAATTAATGGGATCTTTTGATAATTATAATCCCCGCAGTGAAGCCGCTTATACCGATGCAGTTCGGGCAAAAAAACCGATTTGGAGTAAAATTTATCAATGGGATAATTTTCCCGATATTATCTCTATTTCCGCCAGTTATCCCCTATATAATGATAGCAATAATTTAATTGCTGTCTTGATTTCTAATTTACGCTTATCACAAATTAGTGAATTTTTAAAAAATTTAAAAACCAGTAACTCTGGACAAATATTTATTTTAGAACGTAACGGACTTTTGGTGGCAAGTTCATTGTCCAAACCTCCTTATCAAATGGTTAATGGTGTGGCAAAACGGCTGAATGCTGCTGATAGTCAAGATCCACTAATTCGAGAAACCTTTAATACTATCACTCAAAAATTTGGTCAAACTTACTCGATTACTACAAGTCAATCTCTACATATTAAGATCAATAATCAACGTCAATTTATCAATATTAGTCCTTGGAAAGATCAATGGGGTTTAGATTGGTTAATTGTCGTGGTAATTCCAGAATCCGATTTTATGGGGCAAATTAATGCGAATACTCAAAAAACCATTATTCTTTGTTTAATTGCCGTGGGAATTGCTATGATATTTGGACTATTAACCTCCCGTTGGATTACCCAAAAAATCATGGATTTGAGTATTGCTTCCCGGGAAATTGCCAGTGGAAATCTCAGACAAAAAATTCGGATTAAAGGCATTAAAGAAATCATGCTTCTGGGGGATTCTTTTAACCAAATGGCTCAACAATTACAACAATCCTTTACGATTTTAGCCACTTCCAATGAAAGTTTAGAACAACGAGTAGAAGAACGTACAGCACAACTCCAAAATGCGAAAGAAGATGCCGAATCTGCTAACCAATCTAAAAGTGAATTTTTGGCTAATATGAGCCATGAACTCCGCACTCCCTTAAATGGAATTTTAGGCTATGCTCAAATTCTACAACGGGAACCAACTCTAGCTCCTAAACACCGACAAGGACTCCATATTATTTATGAGTGTGGTTCTCATTTATTAACCCTAATTAATGATATTTTAGATTTCTCTAAAATCGAAGCGCGTAAACTAGAACTCTATCCTGTAGATTTTAATTTAGAACATTGTTTATGGGGAATTATAGAAGTTTGTCGCCTGAAAGCTGAACAAAAAGAATTACAATTTACTTATCAATCTTTAACTCCTTTACCCGAAGGAATTTATGCTGATGAAAAGCGGTTGCGTCAGGTTTTATTAAATCTATTAGGAAATGCGATTAAATTTACTGATACCGGGTCGGTTTGTTTTGAAGTCAAGGTTTTATCGGAATCAATCGAATCTGATTCTATCAAAATGTATATGATAAGGTTTAAAATTGAGGATACGGGAATTGGGATGACCTCTGAACAAATTCAAAAAATATTTTTACCCTTTGAACAGGTAGGAGAACACGCCAGAAAATCAGAAGGAACTGGATTGGGATTAGCCATTAGTAATCAAATTGTAGAAATGATGGCAGGGAAGATTAATGTTGAGAGTATTCCAGGAATTGGAAGTAAATTCTGGTTTGATGTCAATTTACCCGCAGCCAAAGATCAACCGATTAAGAAAACTGAAACTTCACAAAAAATTGTCGGTTATCAGGGAGAAAAACAGACTATTTTGATTGTAGATGATCGCTGGGAAAATAGATCCGTTATGGTTAATTTATTGGAACCCCTCGGCTTTGAACTCATCGAAGCAACCCAGGGACAAGAAGGATTAGAAAAAGTTAAACAATTGTATCCTAATGTCGTAATTACTGATTTAATGATGCCTATTCTGGGGGGCTTAGAAATGACTCGACAATTAAGAACCGATCCCGAATTTTATGATCTAATTATTATTGCTTCTTCTGCTTCTGTATTTAGTGCAGATCAAGAAGAATGTTTAAAGGCGGGTTGTAATGGGTTTCTATCTAAACCCATACAAGAAGAAGTTTTATTAAATCAACTCCAAGAAATGTTAAAATTAACCTGGATTTACGAAAGTTCAGAGCCAGTAGTATACAAATCAAGATCACCTGTGTCTGTTAGTTCTTTAATTATTCCTCCTTCTCAAGAACTGATTAACTTGTATAATTTTGCCAAAGGGGGTTACATTTTAGATATTCAAAATGAAGCCGATCGGATTAAACAGTTAGATGCTGAATATACTGCTTTTGCTGATTATATGATTCAATTGGCTGAAACCTTTGAAGACGAACAAATTATCCACTTTATTCAACCCTATATTAATAATTAA
- a CDS encoding two-component hybrid sensor and regulator, whose product MKNSYSYSILIVDDNLTNVKLFLDILNQSGFRVSIAKSGENALLKLQDTLPDLILLDVMMPGIDGFETCRQLKENPKTKDIPVIFMTALSDLVNKVKGLEVGGVDYITKPIQPEEVLARINVHLQLRKMQLQLIQTEKMSSLGQLVGGVAHEINNPINFIYGNIFYAQQYVGDLLKTIQLYEQYLPPHIPELEQWSEEIDLEFLKNDLPHLLSSMEVGANRIRDLVRSLRVFSRLDEAQLKTVDLKEGIESTLMLLSHRFKSTSHRPEIQVIRDYDKLSTIECYASEINQVFIHLLNNAIDAIESKVITSKNQTTSEKEFIPKITIKIEPHTDKSQLMINIGDNGIGMSPEVIRRSFDQFFTTKPVGQGTGLGLAITYAIIVDKHGGTLTCSSEVGEGSDFTMILPFYQEVSYSREQGTGNREQETGNREQAAS is encoded by the coding sequence ATGAAAAATTCCTATTCCTATTCTATTTTAATTGTTGATGATAATTTGACTAATGTTAAGTTATTTTTAGATATTTTAAATCAATCTGGCTTTAGAGTTTCTATTGCCAAAAGTGGGGAAAATGCTTTACTAAAACTTCAAGACACCTTACCAGATTTAATTTTATTAGATGTGATGATGCCGGGAATTGATGGGTTTGAAACTTGCCGTCAGTTAAAGGAAAATCCTAAAACTAAGGATATTCCCGTAATTTTTATGACGGCTTTGAGTGATTTGGTGAATAAGGTAAAAGGCTTAGAAGTTGGCGGAGTAGATTATATTACTAAACCCATTCAACCGGAAGAAGTATTAGCCCGAATTAATGTGCATTTACAATTAAGAAAAATGCAGCTTCAGTTAATTCAAACGGAAAAAATGTCTTCTCTTGGTCAGTTAGTCGGGGGTGTCGCCCATGAAATTAATAATCCGATTAATTTCATTTATGGAAATATCTTTTATGCTCAACAATATGTGGGAGATTTACTCAAAACAATTCAACTTTATGAACAGTATCTTCCACCGCATATTCCTGAACTTGAACAATGGTCTGAAGAAATTGATTTAGAATTTTTGAAAAATGACCTTCCTCACCTTTTATCCTCAATGGAAGTCGGTGCAAATCGAATTCGAGATTTAGTACGATCATTGCGAGTATTTTCTCGACTGGATGAAGCACAATTAAAAACCGTAGACCTCAAAGAAGGAATTGAAAGTACATTAATGCTGTTAAGTCATCGCTTCAAATCTACCTCCCATCGTCCTGAAATTCAAGTGATTCGAGATTACGATAAATTATCGACTATTGAATGCTATGCTAGTGAAATTAATCAAGTTTTTATTCACTTATTGAATAATGCTATTGATGCGATTGAAAGTAAAGTCATAACGTCAAAAAATCAGACCACATCAGAGAAAGAATTTATCCCTAAAATTACTATTAAAATTGAACCTCACACCGATAAATCTCAATTAATGATTAATATTGGTGACAATGGAATTGGGATGTCCCCAGAAGTAATCCGTCGCAGTTTTGACCAATTTTTTACCACAAAACCTGTGGGACAAGGCACGGGTTTAGGATTGGCAATTACCTATGCTATTATTGTTGATAAACATGGGGGAACCTTAACCTGTAGTTCTGAGGTGGGAGAGGGAAGCGATTTTACAATGATTTTACCGTTTTACCAGGAAGTCAGCTATAGCAGGGAACAGGGAACAGGAAACAGGGAACAGGAAACAGGGAACAGGGAACAGGCCGCTTCGTGA
- a CDS encoding NADH:flavin oxidoreductase/NADH oxidase: MNSQSNLFSAFQLGRYTLPNRLVMAPLTRNRAGVGNVPVPLNAQYYGQRASAGLIITEATQISPQGVGYPGTPGIHSAEQTEGWKLVTKAVHQQGGRIFLQLWHVGRISHPLLQPNGALPVAPSAIAPEGTASTLEGEKPFVTPRALETEEISGIVEDYRQGAENALAAGFDGVEIHSANGYLLDQFLQDGTNKRTDLYGGTLENRSRFLLEVTTAVVSVWGSDRVGVRLSPAGTFNSISDSNSVATFSYVANALNQFNLAYLHIVEPRSNADALNNWAKIDQAEIPLAELSAGFFRNYFKGAIISAGSHNRDSGNQAIASGNADLIAYGRLFISNPDLPKRFEINSSLNPYDRSSFYGGNEKGYTDYPTLE; encoded by the coding sequence ATGAACAGTCAATCTAACCTATTTTCCGCCTTCCAATTGGGTCGCTATACCTTACCCAACCGCCTTGTTATGGCCCCACTAACCCGCAACCGCGCCGGAGTTGGAAACGTCCCCGTCCCCCTCAACGCCCAATATTATGGACAACGAGCCTCGGCGGGATTAATTATTACCGAAGCTACCCAAATCTCCCCCCAAGGAGTAGGCTACCCAGGCACACCTGGAATTCATTCAGCCGAACAGACCGAAGGCTGGAAACTCGTCACCAAAGCAGTTCACCAACAGGGAGGCCGGATTTTCCTGCAACTGTGGCACGTTGGCCGGATTTCCCATCCCTTACTACAACCCAATGGAGCCTTACCCGTGGCTCCTTCAGCCATCGCCCCGGAAGGCACAGCCAGCACCCTAGAAGGGGAAAAACCCTTCGTCACCCCCCGAGCTTTAGAAACCGAGGAAATTTCTGGAATCGTAGAGGACTATCGCCAAGGGGCGGAAAATGCTTTGGCGGCGGGTTTTGACGGGGTAGAAATTCATAGTGCCAATGGCTATTTATTGGATCAGTTTCTTCAAGATGGTACAAATAAACGCACCGATCTGTATGGTGGCACACTCGAAAATAGAAGCCGATTTTTATTAGAAGTAACAACAGCAGTTGTTAGTGTTTGGGGAAGCGATCGCGTCGGGGTGAGACTGTCTCCGGCGGGTACATTTAATAGTATATCCGACTCTAATTCCGTGGCAACCTTTAGTTATGTAGCTAATGCTTTAAATCAATTTAATCTAGCCTATTTGCATATTGTTGAACCGCGATCAAATGCTGATGCTCTGAATAATTGGGCTAAAATAGATCAGGCAGAAATTCCTTTAGCCGAATTAAGTGCGGGGTTTTTCCGTAACTATTTTAAGGGGGCAATTATCTCCGCCGGATCTCATAATCGAGACAGTGGAAATCAAGCGATCGCTTCTGGAAATGCCGATTTAATTGCCTATGGGCGGTTATTTATTTCTAATCCCGATTTGCCAAAACGTTTTGAGATTAATTCCTCCTTAAATCCTTATGATCGATCTTCATTTTATGGGGGAAATGAAAAAGGCTATACCGATTATCCCACTTTAGAATAA
- a CDS encoding cache domain protein, which translates to MSDGRHRNWVICPILMGAVGLVGYLSYRSGQKAVEDMAKPLMVEIGDPDVQVVIELIKEIPDPEIPLIQFLTKAVRKFQFEQIVDLIDPLINDQ; encoded by the coding sequence ATGAGTGATGGAAGACACAGGAATTGGGTGATTTGTCCCATTTTAATGGGCGCGGTAGGATTAGTTGGTTATCTTTCCTATCGTAGTGGACAAAAAGCGGTAGAAGATATGGCAAAACCTTTGATGGTAGAAATCGGCGATCCCGATGTCCAAGTTGTAATAGAATTAATTAAAGAAATTCCAGATCCAGAAATTCCTCTAATCCAATTTCTAACAAAAGCAGTGCGGAAATTTCAATTTGAACAGATAGTTGACTTAATTGATCCCCTGATCAATGATCAATAG
- a CDS encoding TPR domain protein → MSLDSVSSLLKQGIQLKELGNLEAAIHIFQQALAMDSQDAEVYKRLAEVYILIGKEEGGINYLHQALNLQPDLASAYLVVGNALYVQSRLDLAILAYTQALEIQPDFTEAHANLGSIYFIKERLDEALSCYQIALEINPNQGLIYWMTGNLLTKQEKIELAINYYQKAIDLQPDKEIFYLKIAENLVKVNQVNQAINCYKKAIQLNPKQAFTHQELNRLLQLKFQESGEVEGENPGFYEGGVELANAGLETQFQSRSESNIETALVASANQQFLVNTPPEKESENLEVQQYKQKAEILMSQGFYQQALVACHQALKLQPDYLPAYLTLGNILQFQGKIESALRAYFQALELRPNFAEIHANIGTMLFKMQQWEQAISSYEKALELNPNLAAVYWNLGKVFQTVGRVDESITAWQKALELQPNLVEAEFNFEFGNSLARRGLWDEAAKNYQRAIALKPQWAEVYANLGSVRSQQGEEQEAIQYYQKAIELKPDLPQPYLYLGHIFSNKGESEQAIYHYQQSIKLKPDSIDSYANIANIYAKIGRVEAAIQNFEQALALQPDWAELHCRLAHIRKHDQPSEALINLEKAIELKPDFVEAYQQLCDLLSHSTNLAKAREMSDLYCQKCGDKVPVLSAVAYIFAYSQSGACQQALEKLIELEKICYQDPDKLEVSEVIILYEILLFTVSHLRDDVEANAKLYRLIAQQYAKHRFSGVPSPQYALIPEKTSLKPLRIGLISKHFRRHSVGWCSENLIKELSLISPHIYIYVTGQLPTDEVTQRFEQIAAKFYWPKSFPNGFGSPEELTTEILGDRLDILVDLDSMTVPTNVQILYRRPAPVCVSWLGFDAPYVSGDNYFFCDQYSHPQGIEKHYLEKLIRLPHTSVALEPFKSRPVDRNAVRKGLNIQPDQIVYLCVAPGRKTNLEMIQAQVKILQGVPNSVLLRKGQGDNNLIRELYHQVCVEQNVDQGRVIFIGLTKTEEEHRAIYYVADALLDSYPYNGGTHNLEALSANLPIITRAGEQYLSRMGYSFLKAVNLDIGAAWTWEEYTQLGIKLGLDANLRDQIKSHLIQSQNQNSLAPLWNPKKLAREMYDIFEKLYRE, encoded by the coding sequence GTGAGTTTAGATTCGGTTTCTTCCCTATTAAAACAAGGGATTCAGCTTAAAGAATTGGGGAATTTAGAAGCTGCAATTCATATATTTCAGCAGGCTTTAGCCATGGATTCCCAAGACGCAGAAGTTTATAAAAGACTGGCGGAAGTTTATATTTTAATCGGTAAGGAAGAAGGCGGAATTAACTATTTACATCAAGCCCTAAATTTACAACCGGATTTGGCTTCTGCGTATTTGGTTGTGGGAAATGCTCTTTATGTTCAATCTCGGTTAGATTTAGCGATTTTAGCCTATACCCAAGCCCTAGAAATACAACCTGATTTTACAGAAGCCCATGCTAATTTAGGCAGTATTTATTTTATCAAAGAACGTTTAGATGAAGCACTTTCCTGTTATCAAATAGCACTAGAAATTAATCCAAATCAAGGGTTAATTTATTGGATGACGGGAAATTTACTCACAAAACAGGAGAAAATAGAACTAGCAATTAATTATTATCAAAAAGCCATAGACTTACAACCAGATAAAGAAATATTTTATTTAAAAATAGCTGAAAATTTAGTTAAAGTAAATCAAGTTAATCAGGCAATTAATTGTTATAAAAAAGCGATTCAACTTAATCCCAAACAAGCCTTTACCCATCAGGAACTAAACCGACTACTGCAATTAAAGTTTCAAGAGTCTGGCGAGGTTGAAGGCGAGAATCCAGGGTTTTATGAAGGGGGAGTTGAATTAGCAAATGCTGGACTAGAAACCCAATTCCAATCTCGATCTGAATCCAATATTGAAACAGCTTTAGTTGCGTCTGCAAATCAACAGTTTTTAGTGAACACTCCCCCAGAAAAAGAGAGTGAAAATTTAGAAGTTCAACAATATAAACAAAAAGCTGAAATTCTCATGAGTCAAGGGTTTTATCAACAAGCCCTTGTCGCTTGTCATCAAGCCTTGAAATTACAACCGGATTATTTACCCGCCTATTTAACACTAGGAAATATTCTGCAATTCCAAGGCAAAATAGAATCGGCATTACGGGCTTATTTTCAAGCATTAGAACTGCGACCAAATTTCGCAGAAATTCATGCTAATATTGGCACTATGTTGTTTAAAATGCAACAGTGGGAACAGGCAATTTCGAGTTATGAAAAAGCATTAGAACTTAATCCTAATTTAGCGGCAGTTTACTGGAATTTAGGCAAGGTTTTTCAAACCGTGGGTCGGGTTGATGAATCTATTACAGCTTGGCAAAAAGCCTTAGAATTACAACCGAATTTAGTTGAAGCGGAATTTAACTTTGAATTTGGCAATAGTTTAGCCCGTCGAGGTCTTTGGGATGAAGCTGCTAAAAATTATCAACGAGCGATCGCTTTAAAACCTCAGTGGGCAGAAGTTTATGCTAATCTAGGGAGTGTGCGATCGCAACAAGGAGAAGAACAAGAGGCTATTCAATATTATCAAAAAGCGATTGAACTTAAACCCGATTTACCTCAACCCTATCTCTATCTCGGTCATATTTTCTCAAATAAAGGGGAATCGGAACAGGCTATTTATCATTATCAACAATCAATTAAACTTAAACCCGATTCTATTGATAGTTATGCCAATATTGCGAATATTTATGCTAAAATTGGTAGGGTAGAAGCAGCGATTCAAAACTTTGAACAAGCCTTAGCTTTACAACCGGATTGGGCAGAACTTCATTGTCGATTAGCCCATATTCGCAAACATGATCAGCCCTCAGAAGCCCTAATTAATTTAGAAAAAGCAATTGAGCTTAAACCGGATTTTGTCGAAGCCTATCAACAATTGTGTGATTTACTCAGCCATTCCACAAATTTAGCTAAAGCTAGAGAAATGTCGGATTTATATTGTCAGAAATGTGGGGATAAAGTTCCGGTTTTATCAGCAGTTGCCTATATTTTTGCCTATAGTCAATCGGGGGCTTGTCAACAGGCGCTAGAAAAACTCATAGAATTAGAAAAAATTTGTTATCAAGATCCCGATAAATTAGAGGTTTCAGAAGTAATTATTCTCTATGAAATTCTCCTATTTACGGTTTCCCACCTGCGGGATGATGTGGAAGCCAACGCCAAATTATATCGCTTAATTGCCCAACAATATGCTAAACATCGCTTCAGTGGAGTCCCCTCGCCTCAGTATGCCTTGATACCTGAAAAAACGAGTTTGAAACCCCTAAGAATTGGCTTGATTTCTAAACACTTCCGACGGCATTCTGTGGGCTGGTGTAGTGAGAACTTAATTAAAGAATTGTCCCTAATTTCCCCCCATATTTATATTTATGTCACCGGACAGTTACCAACGGATGAAGTTACCCAAAGATTTGAACAAATAGCGGCGAAATTTTACTGGCCAAAATCCTTTCCGAATGGGTTTGGTTCGCCAGAGGAATTAACTACAGAAATTCTGGGAGATCGATTAGATATTTTAGTGGATTTGGACTCTATGACCGTGCCTACAAATGTTCAGATATTATATCGTAGACCTGCCCCGGTTTGTGTGTCTTGGTTAGGGTTTGATGCTCCCTATGTTTCCGGTGATAACTATTTCTTTTGTGATCAATATAGCCATCCCCAAGGAATTGAAAAACATTACCTAGAAAAGTTAATCCGTTTACCCCATACTTCCGTCGCTTTAGAACCTTTTAAAAGCCGTCCAGTGGATAGAAATGCGGTGAGAAAGGGTTTAAATATTCAGCCGGATCAAATAGTTTATTTATGTGTAGCACCCGGACGAAAAACTAACCTAGAAATGATTCAAGCTCAGGTTAAAATTCTTCAAGGAGTTCCCAATAGTGTATTACTCAGGAAAGGTCAAGGGGATAATAACTTAATTCGAGAACTTTATCACCAAGTTTGTGTTGAACAGAATGTTGATCAAGGTCGAGTAATTTTTATTGGGTTAACCAAAACCGAAGAAGAACATCGAGCGATTTATTATGTGGCGGATGCCCTATTAGACTCCTATCCTTATAATGGAGGAACCCATAATTTAGAGGCTCTATCGGCTAATTTACCCATTATTACCCGGGCTGGGGAACAATATTTATCTCGCATGGGTTACTCGTTTTTAAAAGCAGTTAATCTCGATATCGGTGCGGCTTGGACTTGGGAAGAATATACACAATTAGGGATTAAATTAGGTTTAGATGCTAATTTACGCGATCAAATTAAATCCCATTTAATTCAATCTCAAAACCAAAATTCCTTAGCCCCTTTATGGAATCCTAAAAAATTAGCGAGGGAAATGTATGATATTTTTGAGAAACTTTATCGGGAATAG
- the rpiA gene encoding ribose-5-phosphate isomerase A has translation MSQPDPVTLMKQYVGKAAADRVQSGTIVGLGTGSTTAYAIQYIGERLQSGELKDIKGIPTSFQATVLAKQYGIPLTTLDEVDHIDIAIDGADEVDPSKNLIKGGGAAHTREKIVDSLAEVFIVVVDNSKLVDRLGSTFLLPVEVIPMAMTPVMKALEKLGGKPTLRMGVKKAGPVVTDEGNLVIDVKFDLLENPAELEKEINNIPGVLDNGLFVGVADIILVGEVIDGEAKVREIL, from the coding sequence ATGAGCCAACCAGATCCCGTAACATTAATGAAACAGTATGTGGGCAAAGCCGCCGCCGATCGAGTACAATCGGGAACGATTGTTGGACTCGGAACTGGTTCCACCACAGCCTATGCGATTCAGTATATTGGAGAACGGCTCCAAAGTGGAGAACTCAAAGATATTAAAGGCATTCCTACCTCCTTTCAAGCCACAGTATTAGCCAAACAATATGGCATTCCATTAACCACATTAGACGAAGTGGATCACATTGATATTGCCATTGATGGTGCTGATGAAGTTGATCCTAGCAAAAATTTAATTAAAGGAGGTGGGGCTGCCCATACCCGTGAGAAAATTGTTGATAGTTTGGCAGAAGTTTTTATTGTAGTTGTCGATAATTCTAAACTGGTTGATAGACTCGGATCAACTTTTTTATTACCCGTTGAAGTGATTCCGATGGCGATGACTCCAGTGATGAAAGCCCTGGAAAAATTAGGGGGAAAACCGACCCTAAGAATGGGGGTAAAAAAAGCGGGGCCAGTGGTGACAGATGAAGGAAATTTGGTGATTGATGTTAAGTTTGATCTGCTGGAAAATCCCGCCGAATTAGAAAAAGAAATCAACAATATTCCTGGGGTTTTAGATAATGGTTTATTTGTGGGGGTTGCTGATATCATTCTTGTCGGTGAAGTTATCGACGGAGAAGCGAAAGTTCGAGAAATTTTATAA
- a CDS encoding lectin OAA, with protein sequence MALYNVENQWGGSSAPWNEGGQWEIGSRSDQNVVAINVESGDDGQTLNGTMTYAGEGPIGFRATLLGNNSYEVENQWGGDSAPWHSGGNWILGSRENQNVVAINVESGDDGQTLNGTMTYAGEGPIGFKGTLT encoded by the coding sequence ATGGCATTATACAACGTAGAAAATCAATGGGGTGGCAGTTCTGCTCCCTGGAATGAAGGTGGACAATGGGAAATCGGTAGTCGATCTGACCAAAACGTTGTTGCTATTAACGTTGAGTCTGGCGATGACGGACAAACCCTAAACGGAACCATGACTTATGCTGGTGAAGGGCCAATTGGCTTCCGAGCAACTTTGTTAGGAAATAATAGTTACGAGGTAGAAAATCAGTGGGGAGGAGATTCTGCACCTTGGCATTCAGGAGGCAACTGGATACTTGGATCTCGCGAAAATCAAAACGTTGTTGCTATTAACGTTGAGTCTGGCGATGACGGACAAACCCTAAACGGAACCATGACTTATGCTGGTGAAGGGCCAATCGGCTTTAAAGGAACACTGACGTAA